TGGACGCCAACCTGGCCAAGGCCCTGGGCGACGAGGAGGCCTTCATCCGCCGCGCCCTGGAGGAGAACCGCGCCCTCACGGCCCGCGAACTCATGACTTCGGGCTGCGCCGCCCTCGCGGAGGACTCCCACTTCCTGGAGGCCGAGGCCCTCTTCAAGGAGCGCGAGATCAACGCCCTGCCCGTGCTGGACGACCAAGGCCGCAGTGTGGGCGAGGTGACGCGCAAGGCCGTCCTCACCAGGTTCATCGACATCCTCGGCGCGCCGCGCCGGAACGCCTGACCATGGAGCTCCCTATGTTCTGGGTGGCAGTCGGCATTTTCTTCACCGCCTACGCGGTGATCGTTTCGGAGAAGGTCCACAAGACCAAGGTGGCCATGGCCGGGGCGGCGCTCACGCTGCTCACCAAGGTGCTCACGCAGCACGACGCGCTGCACGACATCGACCTGGGCGTGGACTGGAACGTCATCTTCCTGCTCATTTCCATGATGGTCATGGTGAACATCATGACCAAGACCGGGGTGTTCCAGTACGTGGCCATCAAGAGCGCCAAAGTCGCCAAGGGCGACCCCTTCCGCGTCATGGTCATCTTCTCCATCGTCACGGCCGTGGCCTCGGCGCTGCTGGACAACGTGACCACCGTGCTGCTGCTGGCCCCGGTGACGCTGCTCATCGCCCGCGAGCTGGAGGTGGACCCCGTGCCCT
This sequence is a window from Fundidesulfovibrio magnetotacticus. Protein-coding genes within it:
- a CDS encoding CBS domain-containing protein, producing the protein MKIASIMNTRIHRIAPEESFEQVLRAMRDMPSRLLHVVDSHGKLLGVISSYDVLKAMLPFYVDANLAKALGDEEAFIRRALEENRALTARELMTSGCAALAEDSHFLEAEALFKEREINALPVLDDQGRSVGEVTRKAVLTRFIDILGAPRRNA
- a CDS encoding SLC13 family permease, whose product is MELPMFWVAVGIFFTAYAVIVSEKVHKTKVAMAGAALTLLTKVLTQHDALHDIDLGVDWNVIFLLISMMVMVNIMTKTGVFQYVAIKSAKVAKGDPFRVMVIFSIVTAVASALLDNVTTVLLLAPVTLLIARELEVDPVP